One Estrella lausannensis genomic window carries:
- the proS gene encoding proline--tRNA ligase, which translates to MNKSLVKTAITPTRQEDYPEWYQQVIKAADLAEGSSVRGCMVIKPWGFGIWENIQRQLDDRIKSLGHENAYFPLFIPLSLLQKEAEHVEGFAKECAVVTHHRLEEKNGKLVPAGELEEPLVVRPTSETIIGESFSRWVESWRDLPLLINQWANVVRWEMRPRVFLRTAEFLWQEGHTVHATEDEAIQETLSMLETYRSFMEDVLAIPVIIGRKSKGERFPGAVDTFTCEAMMQDKKAIQAGTSHYLGQNFSKASNIRFTNKDGQLEYGYTTSWGVTTRLIGGLVMCHSDDDGMRLPPRIAPKQVVIVPVIPRPEVEAEVMTFADRVERKIRELKFHDQRVTVFVDKRDRRGGDKNWEWIKKGVPLRIEVGPKDLENQGVTLCRRDRPHKEKMFLDINSLEEKIPELLGEIQNGYFEEAKSFRDANLKRDIHSPEEFQRFFTPKNGDKPEIHGGFVLGKWSEDPESEKLLESLKVTVRCLPLEQSGTEGKCILTGKKATVDAIFAKSY; encoded by the coding sequence ATGAATAAAAGTTTGGTTAAAACAGCGATTACTCCGACGAGACAGGAAGATTATCCTGAGTGGTATCAGCAAGTGATCAAGGCAGCGGACTTGGCGGAAGGTTCTTCCGTGCGTGGCTGTATGGTGATCAAGCCTTGGGGATTTGGCATCTGGGAAAATATTCAGCGACAGCTCGATGACAGGATCAAGAGCCTTGGGCACGAAAACGCCTATTTCCCTCTTTTCATCCCGCTTAGCCTTTTGCAGAAAGAGGCCGAACATGTCGAAGGGTTTGCTAAAGAGTGTGCAGTTGTCACCCACCATCGCCTTGAAGAGAAAAATGGCAAACTGGTTCCTGCCGGTGAGCTGGAAGAGCCGCTCGTCGTGCGGCCAACATCCGAAACGATCATCGGGGAGTCCTTCTCTAGATGGGTCGAATCCTGGCGGGATCTCCCCCTTCTGATCAACCAGTGGGCCAACGTCGTGCGCTGGGAGATGCGTCCGCGCGTCTTTTTAAGAACGGCGGAATTTCTCTGGCAGGAGGGGCACACCGTCCATGCGACCGAGGATGAGGCGATTCAGGAAACTCTTTCGATGCTGGAGACCTACCGTTCGTTTATGGAAGATGTGCTGGCCATCCCTGTCATCATCGGACGCAAGTCCAAAGGGGAGAGGTTTCCCGGTGCTGTCGACACCTTCACCTGTGAAGCGATGATGCAAGATAAAAAGGCCATCCAAGCAGGAACGTCGCATTATCTGGGGCAGAATTTTTCCAAAGCTTCCAACATCCGTTTCACCAACAAGGATGGACAGTTGGAATATGGCTATACAACATCCTGGGGTGTGACAACGCGACTGATCGGAGGGCTGGTGATGTGCCACTCCGACGATGACGGTATGCGTCTGCCTCCCCGCATCGCTCCTAAACAAGTGGTGATTGTTCCGGTTATACCGCGTCCTGAAGTGGAAGCGGAAGTGATGACGTTTGCCGATCGCGTCGAGAGAAAAATTCGGGAGCTGAAGTTCCATGATCAGCGCGTCACCGTTTTTGTCGATAAACGAGACAGAAGAGGGGGAGACAAAAATTGGGAGTGGATCAAAAAAGGGGTGCCGCTGCGTATTGAAGTGGGGCCGAAAGACTTGGAGAATCAGGGTGTAACCCTCTGCAGGCGCGACAGGCCGCATAAAGAGAAAATGTTCCTGGATATTAACTCGTTAGAGGAGAAGATTCCCGAGCTGCTCGGTGAAATTCAGAACGGCTATTTTGAGGAAGCGAAGAGCTTCCGGGATGCCAACCTAAAGCGGGATATTCACTCACCTGAGGAGTTCCAGCGCTTCTTTACTCCCAAAAACGGCGATAAACCGGAAATACACGGCGGGTTTGTCCTAGGTAAGTGGAGCGAAGATCCTGAGTCGGAAAAGTTGCTCGAAAGCCTTAAGGTCACCGTGCGCTGCCTGCCGCTGGAGCAAAGCGGCACGGAAGGCAAGTGCATTCTGACGGGGAAAAAAGCGACGGTGGATGCTATTTTCGCCAAATCCTATTGA
- a CDS encoding insulinase family protein, translated as MREWGNSFVATPLDKSIQLLKASIYKYYPLPEEKIKVLQDITAKDLDSYIQSLYSEGFVEGIVLGNLTSEEAGKIAGIAEKSFAKTPYKPPFFQREVLDMKGNLGPHYLEETIAAQGNAALLLIERDVVYSHKTRAIHQILTQSIQEPFFSELRTRQQTGYIVQASGEEIDRRLFNFFLAQSTTHSPRDLLARFELFLESFVQELANKELTEERFNKIKDALIYDLKNSVKNISQATELLAHLLYLYGGDFQWVEKRLKALEELTYSECLEGIQDTLSKKNLKRFAILLKGKPTDSPLFEYQPVSSLEDFKRQEDYRTP; from the coding sequence TTGAGGGAGTGGGGAAACTCCTTTGTCGCCACGCCCCTGGATAAAAGCATTCAGCTGCTGAAGGCTTCCATCTATAAATATTACCCCTTGCCTGAAGAGAAGATAAAAGTCCTTCAAGACATCACTGCCAAAGATCTCGACAGTTACATCCAATCGCTCTATTCAGAGGGATTTGTGGAGGGAATAGTTCTCGGCAACCTTACGTCTGAGGAAGCAGGGAAAATCGCAGGCATTGCGGAGAAATCCTTTGCCAAAACGCCCTACAAGCCACCCTTCTTCCAGAGGGAAGTGCTCGATATGAAAGGTAACTTAGGCCCGCACTATCTCGAAGAGACCATTGCCGCACAGGGCAATGCAGCCCTCCTGCTAATCGAAAGGGATGTCGTCTACTCCCATAAAACACGTGCCATCCATCAGATCCTGACACAGTCCATCCAGGAGCCATTCTTCTCGGAGCTGCGAACAAGGCAGCAGACCGGATATATTGTCCAGGCATCCGGAGAAGAGATCGACCGGCGCCTTTTCAATTTCTTCTTAGCCCAGTCAACGACCCACAGTCCAAGGGATCTGCTTGCCAGGTTTGAGTTATTCCTCGAAAGCTTCGTTCAGGAGCTTGCCAATAAAGAGCTCACGGAAGAGCGCTTCAACAAGATAAAAGATGCCTTGATCTATGACCTGAAAAACTCCGTCAAAAACATCTCCCAGGCGACAGAACTCCTGGCCCATTTGCTCTATCTTTATGGAGGGGACTTTCAATGGGTTGAAAAGAGACTGAAAGCGCTTGAAGAGCTAACCTACTCCGAGTGTTTAGAGGGCATACAAGATACTTTGAGCAAAAAAAATCTCAAACGCTTTGCGATTTTGTTGAAAGGCAAGCCGACCGACTCTCCTCTGTTTGAGTATCAGCCCGTCAGCAGTCTCGAAGATTTCAAACGACAAGAAGATTATAGAACCCCTTAA